In the Ictidomys tridecemlineatus isolate mIctTri1 chromosome 10, mIctTri1.hap1, whole genome shotgun sequence genome, GCCCAGTGTACAGGCCATGGCAGTGATTGACTGTACAAAGGCAGCTTGACTGGCAGGTCTAAGCACCCTGCTCCTGAAATGCCCCCCAGATAAGGCTGGGCACAGTGCCCAGGCCTCCTGAGCACAGCCAGTGAGGGCTCCCTTCAGTGTGGGAACAAGTGAGCACCTATGTCTGTTATCCAGAAACCAGAAAAAGGGGTGAGACGATGGCCTGGAACCCAAGAGAGCAGGCACAAAGAAGTCTCTGCCACCTCAGGTgggcagcaggggctggggctcaagctCCTGCAGATTTTTCCAGGGGCACAGCATTTGGTTTTtagtcttttttatgtttattgcaCATCATATAAAACCAACTGTGCTGAATTTGACAGACAAGGACATTCACAGGACGTGGAGGCCCAAGCTCTGCTCCCCTCCAGCTCTGCTGGTGCTCCACACTACTCCCAGGCCAGAAGCAGCTTCCACCCGTGGACAGAACCCACTAACAAACAGGGGTCTGCAGGGGTGTGCCGGGCCCTGGGTACTGGTGACAATGACAAGTCTGGGCAGCTGTGCCAGAAGCTGCCCCTGAGGCAATGACATTGCTGGTGACAATGACAAGTCTGGGCAGCTGTGCCAGAAGCTGCCCCTGAGGCATAGTGGTGCAGGCGGCCTGCAGATGCCAGGGTCTGCTGGTGGTGACTGGGATTGGTCTGAGTGCAGAGAAGGAAGACAGGCTGGCCAGCTGGGGCAGGCTGGACCCGACAGACATCTTGGGACACACTCATGGGGCAGTCTGCCTGGGCCTAAAGGACACCGAGTGGCAGAAGGGGCAGAAATGGCCTTCCCTTGGCCAGCCGGGGTGGTTTACTGCCCCTCTGGAACAGACTGGCAGGGCCTGACAAGCACTATGCCCTCTCACAGGACCCTAACTAAGTGGGCACCATGCTCCAGCTACTGCAGCAGAAGCAGGTCAGGAGGCGGCAGGTGGGCTGATGTCCTGAGGCCCAGGCATGCCTGTGGACATTTGACCCTGGGTACCCAGGCCCTCCTGGAGATGGCCAGAGGGGGGTGACTGGTGCTGGGCACAGATGCCATAGGCCACTGGCAGTGGGAATGGGGCAGGGCCCTGTCAATCCCACTCCCCTTTCTTCCTGCCCACACGCCGTCGCCCCTTCTGCTTGAGCTTCTCCTTGCGGGCTGCAGCGGTGGTAAAGGTGATGCAGTGGGCGTCCAGGATGTCCAGCAGCTTGCCTGTGGCCACGCGGATGCCATTCTGCTTCAGTTCGGCCTGCAGCTCTGCCAGCTCAAGGGGCTGGTATGTCAGCACCTTCCGGTACAGGGCTGGCGTGGAGCGGACGTAGCGTCTCACAGCCTCCTCCGTGTCCACTGCCTGGACGGCTGCCTGTGATGCACTGACCGCCTCCTCACCCTCCTCGTCTTCACCTGCAGACTCAAAGGTGGCTCCAAACTCACAGGAGGAAGAACTGAAAAGAACACATGATGTTTTGGGGTGCCCTTCCTCTCTAGCCTGGGGCCAGAAGCCCCTCTAAGGGAAGAAGGGTGTTTCTGTGTCCGTGTGGGGCATGGCATGGCAGAGATGACCACCCCCCAGGGTGGCAGGATCTCCTGATGGTACCCCACAGCTGGGCTGCCTGAGCTGGATCCCCCATAAGCCATAAACTCTGGGCGTGTGGGCAAGGAAAGGTCTGCCACCCAGGCTTCCTACAGTTCAAGCCCAAGACAACGGGCTTCTGAACATCACCATCAAGCCGCACTGAGCTCACCCTCAGCCCTGCTAGTCAGAGGACACATGAGGCAGCCCTGTCGCTTCCATCCAGTTACCTCTGTGAGCTGAAGGAGCTGTCACTGGCGTCCACACAGGTGGCCATGGATTCCTGGGAGGCTGGGAGCTGAGTGTCACCATCAGGGCCTGGAGACGGCTCCTCAGCTGCTGACTTCCTTGAGTGCGGAATGCTTTCACCAGGCTGGTGCTTTGGATGTCGGGGGCCCTTGGCCTTAGTGGGACCTTTGGACCTTTGGGTCCTAGGACCTGCAGTGGCCTTGGACTGGGTGTGGCCTGCCCGTGAAGGCCTATAGGTCTCAGTGGTCAGGGTCTGGCTGCAAGGTGCCTCCAGTGGCACTTGTGAGGACTGGATCTCATCCTCAGAGTCAGACTCCAGGGTCTGGTGAGTGTACTGGAAAATCTCCTTCAGTTTCAAAATCATCTGGCGTTTAGGGAGAGGGCGGACTCCAAACCTGGATGGGGAAACAGGTGAACTTCGACACAGCTCTGCAGCCTACACACTCCAAGCTGTTCCATGTCAGCACAGAGCAAACACCAACGGATTCAAGGAACGTTTCCATGGGACTGACACTGGAGACACTTGTCCTCCAAGAACACTCATGCGCCAAGCAAGCTTATGCTGCACAGTACCCACGAGGGCATTCCCATAGTGCTCTGCAGCGAGTTCCCCAGGTGCCACTCACCCTGTGGAGCATGGAGACCTGTTTCCTTACGGTGACACAAAGGAGTCTCATTGGTTGGCTTCTTTTGGGCCCATGTAATCTGGGAGCAGTATGCAGAGAGTCCCAGGCCATTTACCCCACCCCAGGAGCCACACACTCCCTGCAGAGCTGATGGCACAACTTCTTCCCTGGCCTGGCCCAGCAGTGCCCATCAGATCTGAAAGGCCACCTGTTGGACAGTTCCACTCCCAGTCTTGCTGAGCTTGGTAATGTGCAGGAGAGAAAAGACTACATTTGAGCAAGCTTTCAAGAACACCACCAACCTGTCCAGCTCTTTCTTCAGCAACGGGGTCTCCATGATGGAATACCGTGGCATTGGAGTTATGGGCACTTTGGGGGGCAAGTTCTTCTGATTAGCACCTTCTGGGTAAAACAGAAGAAGCAAAAATCTCAGTCTGAGATGTGGATCTGTGACCACTTCCAGTTCTGCAAGTGTCACCAAGAGAAATACATCTCTCAAAGACTCCAAGCAGCACTTGGCCCCATGAGAGCAGAGATACCCACCCTTGTTTGGAGTCACATCTTCCCTTTGGAAAGCAGCCTACAGCATAACCTTGTATAGTACTGATGCCCAGGAAATGGGCCCCTGGGGCTGCTCAACCCAACAGCCCAACACCTGATACAGGGCTGGCTTCAGATAATGGGCAGCACTGACAGGCTTAGACATTAGTACTTTTTAATAATTCAACAATAaagacaaataactcaattaaaaatgagcaaagaccTGGGCACaatggggcatgcctgtaatcccagctacttgggagggtgaagcaggagtttgaggccagcctaggcaacttagatcctgtctcaaaaagtgcTTGATGTATATGAGGACACGAATcgatgtgaatatactgtgtatacaaccagagatatgaaaattgtgctctctatatgtaataagaatcgtaatgcattctgctatctcattcatatatatatatataagaagtgcttgatgtggctcagtggtacagtgcctgcctagcatgtgcaaggccctggttcctcaaaatccccagcacctaaaacaaaaccaaacaaacaaaaaaaccaggcAAAGAATCTGAGCAGGCGATTCTCCAAAGATATATGAATGTCcaagaagcacatgaaaagacACTCGGCATTGTGAGCCATCAAGAATATAtacaaaccaaaaccacaatgagatgccacTGGGAACCCACCAGGCTGGATGGAATGACACAGCAGTGAGTGCTGGCCAAGGCAGGGGAAATCACAACCCTCACAGCGGCTGGTTGGGAAGGATGGAAAATGGAGCAGCTGCTTTGGCAAATAGTCttgcacttttttcttttttggagggtaccagggattgaacccaggggcactctacatGAAGTGTGCAGAGCAGTCAATTCGAAGGGACAGAAAGTGGATGAGCAGCTGCAGGGCTGGCAAGGTGGCTGCTGACGGGCTTCGGCTCTGAGGCGGCGAGAACCTCTGGAACTGTACCACAGGGCGGTTGCACAGCACGGTGACTGCTGCAAACTACCCAACAGCACATTTTAAGAGGGTGAATTTTATACCAtataaattgtatctcaataaagccatTGCTTCTAAAAAGACAGAGATAAATGAGGGCCACACGGACTCTCCCTCTCATCCTCCTGTGGCCACAGGGCCTCTCCAAGGCTCTGCCtcttatggtttcagagtttgTCTCTGAGCCTCCCTCAGATTCTGACTGAGGTGCCCAGGTCTCAAGCTGCTGCAAAAGTTCTCACAGCACCACTCTGGGAACTggtaagaaaatgcaaattctaaGTCCCCAGAGGCCTCCTGAAGCAGAAGCTCTGGCATGTTAAAATGGcacatgcacttttttttttttgtaccagggattgaattcaggggcactcaatcactaagccgcattcccagccctattttgtattttatgtagagatagggtctcattgcgTAACTTGGCACCTCACCTttggcagaggctggctttgaacttgtgagcctcctgccttagcctcctgagtggctgggattaaaggtgtgtaaCTGGTGACACAtgcatttaagaaaagaaaaagtgtgtgtgtatatataatatatctatatatagagagagatagatatagatatagatatagctATAGATatctggacacaatacctttatcttatttatttatttttatgtggtgctaaggatcaaacccaggtcttccACAAGTCCtagcgagcgctctactgctgagccacaaccccagccccggtgATACATGCATTTTAACAAGCTCTCAGCAACTCTGAAACCGCTGAAGTTACGGTAAGCACCATCAATGGCCTGACTGATCTGGGATCTTGGAGGGAAGGAAGCACCAGGCTGCAGTGCTGTGTGCTGTGTCCGTCACGTCTCAATGCAGCAGGCCCTTCCTCCCTTCACTCAAAGTGCCTGGATGGGAGCCGAGGCTTTCAGCCTCCTAGGGTGTCTAAGATGAGCCCCACTTCccagagggggagaggaagagcagGGGCTCACAGTCTCcccattcctgtttttttttaagtccaggggattaaacccaggggcactctaccactgagttacgtccccacttctttttattttccatttgagaCCGTCTcaagaccttgctaaattgctgaggctggctttgaacttgtagtccttctgccttggcctcccaagccactgggattataggcgtgcaccaccagaCGCCACCACACCAGGCCCTTCTCGGGCTCGAaccaggacctcatgcatactaagcatgtgcTCCGAGttgccccagcccctcttttgtCTAACGAGAATGGAATTCACATTAAAAATGTGTCACTACATTCAGTGTTGGGCAGCCACCCTCTATCTGGTTCCAAAACATCTGCATCACCCCAGAGGGAAACCCTGTACCCAGTACGTAGTCACCCATCCCTTAGCTCCAAGCATCTGCTGGTCTTCATTCTACCGCTCTGGATTTCTAGGTATTTCATAGAAACAAAATCATACACCATGTGGCCTTTGCTGTCTGGCTTCCGTCACATAGCATAacgttttcaaggttcatccacacTGTCGCGTTTTTTTATGGTTGAACCTTCTACAGTATGGATAAAGCACATTCTGCTTGCCTGTTAGTCAGTGGGAGGGACATCTGGGTAACTTACACCGTCTATCAACACTAGTGCTGCCGATGTGCCATAAGCAGCTATCTGAGTCCCTGTCCTGGAGGACTGTGGACACACCGGTGAGTGTGAAATTGCAACTGTGATGTTTGCTGCTAGGAGCTGCCACCTCTGGGGATGCTGGTACAGGGCTCTGGAGGGGAGTTCGTAAGgtacaaagcttttttttttttaatgggtactgggaattgaaccagaagcacttaaccactgagccacatccccagccctattttttattttagagacacgatctcactgagttgcttagtgcctggcttttgctgaggctggctttgaacttgtgatcctcctgcttcagcttctcgAGCCACGGGGTTCACAAGCCTGCACTACCACGCCCAGCTGGTACAGagttctaacaagttcccaggtgagcACTAGTGAGATCCAGGTCAGCTTAGGAATGCTGACCAACTGGCCGCGGAGAATGAGCTCGACAGCCTGCCAGCTTCCCAGCGCTGTGGAAACAGGTCTGTAGGCAATGGAAGGAAGGGCCCCCCAGGTGAGCATGCCTTCAGCATCATCAGCCCCGTCCCATTACTGCTCTCCACACCCCTGCGGGGTCAAACAGCCTACAAGACAAGAtccctccccaccctcatggCCACTCACTTGGCGTCTCCGGCCCTTCTAACCGCTGACCTCGGTGGGCACTTGATGTCTGGGCCACAGGCGAAGCCTCTGGAGACTTCTGCTCTTCCCCATCCCAGTTGTCCCACAGAGCTGTGTTCAGGAAGCTGAGCCTGCTGCTCCCTGAGGAGCCGGCCTGTGGGGACTGCTGCTGAGGTTCTTTATGGGCAGCACAGCTTCCTCGAATTGGAGTGGTGCTGGGGAGTCCTGGGGAGTGGCAGTGACTGCTGTCTAGAGCCCCATGGGCCCGTCTGCTGGGACTGCTGGTGCTCAGGGGGCCAGTCCGTTCGAGGTTCAAGTGGTCAATTGGAATTGGTGAGAGGGGCTCAACATGCCAACAACAGTCATCCACTGGAACTGGGGGGTCACTATCCTGCAGTGGACTGCTGTTTCCCTGATGGGAGGCCACTTCCTGCTCATCTTCACTGTCCCCAACTTCCACCACTTCGCTTGCTGCAGCCTGATTTGGCAGGAATGGCCCCAGCGGTGAGAGTTTCTGGAACCTGCTGGTGACATCGGTGAGGCCTCCTATACCGGGCTGCTGTGCACGTGGAGAAGAAAGTGAGCAGTACCTGGGGCGGGGACCAGAAGGGCTTCTGTAGACCTGCCTTCCACTGTCAGAGGCTCCTGGGGTGACAGGTGACATCTGGGGCGTGATCACTGAAGACTGTGCAGCTTCCTGAGCGGCCCTGTTTTCTGAGGCGGCGCTGGGCATGTGCCGACCCATCTTGTCCCCTGGAGTCCTGGGGACAAGGCTTGTTATCTGGGTTTGTGATGAGCAGTCACGACTTTTACTGACCAGTGGAGTGGCAGGCACCAGCCATGAGGTGTCTGTGCTGTCCTCGTGGAGGCTGCTCTCCTGGTCACACAACAGCCAGGGGACCCTTCCACGGCCCAATGCATCCTGATTTTCCagttctccctcttcttcctccggCTGTATCCCAGCTCCTTCCTTCAGTGGGCTGCAACATTCCTGATCTGCATCAACATCAATGACTGAAAATAGTTCAGAGGACCTGGGGCTGAATTCTAGAACTTTCCTGTCCTCTGGGAGATCATTAGAAATGGACTTTGTTTTGGTCTGTTCCAGTTCCAACTCTTCATCTGAATCCAGTAAAAGGATAATCTCATTCTCTTTGCTCAAGTGGGATGGGAGGTCCTGGGAGCTGGTACTCAAGCAGTCAGGCTGTGACTGGGTCAGGTCAATGGGTGAAGATTTTTCTGGAGAAATCGGGACACCCTTAGTTTTGCCTTCTAACATGGAACTACATCCTTTGCCTTTCCAGTGACCTGGCTCTGTGAGTGAAGTGAGAAAACTATCGTCCCTCTTCTGCCTTAAAGGTACAAGTGGGGACAGTGAGCCTGGGGAGGCCACCCGGGAAGCACCACCGTGTGACTGAGACGCTGCTGGGGATGGATCACCTATGTCAAGGTGGAACTGTGACTGGCCAGGACTCCTGCCTCCGGGGGGCTGTGACAGGAGGTAGCATGGGTGTGGCGGGGATATCTGCTGTGGAGCCAGGGGACAGGCCATCTCCACCTGCCTCTTCCTGACAGTGCCACTCTGCTCTTCAGGGCTGCTCATTATTTGGGACAGTTCAGATCCTTGAGTTGATGAACAGGCCTGTTGGTGATTGTGGATCTTGACTGGATGCGAAAGGAAGCCTTCTTTTCCCCCTGCCTGGCAGCCCCCAGAGGGCCTCGGGCCAGGTGCCCCTGTTGGCACCTCTTGCTCGTGGGTCTCTGCCTCCCCTGTGCTGACTGAATGCAGGCCCGGGAGCAGCGGAAGGGAATGTGGTGCGTTTCCCCAGGTGGCCGAGGCCTCCTCTTTACCAGGCCCAGACAACTCCgattgttcttgcttttctaacTGTTCATCACTCTGGACCCTTCCCAGCATAGGCCCAGCCACTGGACTGTCCTCCCCGGGGTAGTCACTGTCCTCCTCTGTGTCTGCTTCTCTCTCCCGCTGGAGTAGCTTTCGCTGAGTAGCTGCAAATTCATAAATTTCTTCCATCTCTGCTTCATTGACCTGCACTCTGTCTTCTTGGTGGCTCtctgtttcctcctcctcctcatccgcCCACACTGCCCTCAAGAGCTCTTGGAGATTCTCCACTCTGCTGTCACAGTTCTCATCTTCCTTCTCCTGCTGTTCGCCCTCGGAGTCCATCAGGACAGGCACCTGCTCACACAGGTGAACGAGGTCATTCACACCAAACCTGCAACAGGAAGCACTGTGTCACCACCACTAGGGTGGTGGCCCAAGCTGTcttcaggaggaggagcagccaaGGGATTCGGCTATGGCCTTCCCCACTCTCCCACTCTCCTGCCCAGGATACCCCAGCCACTAGCTCTAGGAACCAGAGACCTACCACATTTACTGGGCTGCTACAAACACAGGGGTGTGTAGACAGAGTACGGGATGGAGGGGTTGGCAGGGATGCAAATCTGCACAGTGCAGGCTGCCCTGAGAGGCCCCTGGGACAGTCAGTCAGAGACAGACCAGAGCAGGGCAGTCAGCCACTGCCCCGAGGCTCTGGGACTCAGCATTGCCTCTTAAACACAGGGGCTGAGCTGTTCCTTCCCAGGCACTGAGGAATGAGGCAGCCTGGGAGGAGCAAGGCTTTACCCGCAAGGCCCTTGAGGTGGCTGGGAGGCAGGatgcctgctgctgctgctgagctcACAGGGGATGATCAAGAGGCTGCAGTGTGGGGATGCTGAGGCCGCGGGTCAGCCTCTCACCATGCTTGTGGCCTGGCAGAATCCTCCCTATCCAGGGCTTGGCATCCCAATTTTCAACTACCATACTCTATTCAGAGTTGTCACTGGTCATAAACTTGGGATTAAAATTGGACTTTCAAagttttttgggggaagggagtaatggggattgaacccaggcatgcttaactactgagccacatccccagccctttttatgttttattaagagatagggtcttagtaagttgcttagggcctcactaagttgctgaggctggctttgaacttgtgatcctcctgcttccgcctcctgagccactaggacaATAGGTGTACTAGCAGACCTGGCTAGGACTCCAAGTTTTGACTGCCTCAGTCCTGACATTCCTGCAGCACAATCTTCCCCTGAGCTGTCAGTCTGCCAGCCCTCACCACTGACTCAAAGACTGTGAAGCTGTGGAAGGAACAGTCCCAACCTGAGGGCCAAGGAGCTCAGGGCAGGGACCAGGCACGGAGGCAGGCTAGTATCTGCTGTGTAGAGATAGTGCAGGAATGCACAGGCCGCCTCGAAGCTCACGTTGCTCAGTAGGACACGCTGGGTCAGATCACCATCTTCTACAGCAGAGAAGCCTTCATTATTTAcctgagaataaaacaaaacacagaaggtTAATTGACTGGACAGTTGTGACTTGGAGTGAGCAGATTGTCCAGATGTCTGTGTGTCTTGAGCCTGGGCCTTTGCTGTGCATTTAGTTGGCCACAACTCTGGAAGATGGGCTAtaacatttctctttattttttttgtaccagggattgaactcacaggtgCTTAACcatcaagccacatccccagccctttctattttctattttgagacaggatctcaataaattgcta is a window encoding:
- the Slx4 gene encoding structure-specific endonuclease subunit SLX4 isoform X5; translated protein: MGLENAPSRDSHLAPTCLTAAVPSPSKPRTAELVLQRMQQFKRADPERLRHASGECSMEAALEENSPQSPQEEMVAGNGYEFRLPATDSDAAMALALQQEFGREAASAHNGSLEENGLFFCQMCQKNLSAMNVTRREQHVNRCLDEAEKALKPSIPQIPECPICGKPFLSSKSRISHLKQCAVKMEVGPQLLLQAARLQTAQLEAGGSLPVPSSGSHTRGLKRKGATNKKEPQKRRKVSKPSVPSEDLLVAMALSRSEIEQCPAVPALILENAFSERMRPGAEKKSRKKKPPASPPQLLVQDSETTGRQIEDRVAQLLSEEVELSSTPPLPASRIFKEEWEEAGWRLQLPEGKRNFLWEGSALTGSWAVESFYTMGLVPPIVPQQPAKGLRQEPELPLVLWEQPEPSVQKSPALHSSHPAGLGPRDPLLSASQREHQALQDLMDLAEEGLSGSPWPCSGVAGIDSVPSSLPLTGFVLPFKEKPPERGDHTSVSLGLLAADFSAMVNNPHLSDVQFQMDSGEVLYAHKFVLYARCPLLIQYVNNEGFSAVEDGDLTQRVLLSNVSFEAACAFLHYLYTADTSLPPCLVPALSSLALRFGVNDLVHLCEQVPVLMDSEGEQQEKEDENCDSRVENLQELLRAVWADEEEEETESHQEDRVQVNEAEMEEIYEFAATQRKLLQREREADTEEDSDYPGEDSPVAGPMLGRVQSDEQLEKQEQSELSGPGKEEASATWGNAPHSLPLLPGLHSVSTGEAETHEQEVPTGAPGPRPSGGCQAGGKEGFLSHPVKIHNHQQACSSTQGSELSQIMSSPEEQSGTVRKRQVEMACPLAPQQISPPHPCYLLSQPPGGRSPGQSQFHLDIGDPSPAASQSHGGASRVASPGSLSPLVPLRQKRDDSFLTSLTEPGHWKGKGCSSMLEGKTKGVPISPEKSSPIDLTQSQPDCLSTSSQDLPSHLSKENEIILLLDSDEELELEQTKTKSISNDLPEDRKVLEFSPRSSELFSVIDVDADQECCSPLKEGAGIQPEEEEGELENQDALGRGRVPWLLCDQESSLHEDSTDTSWLVPATPLVSKSRDCSSQTQITSLVPRTPGDKMGRHMPSAASENRAAQEAAQSSVITPQMSPVTPGASDSGRQVYRSPSGPRPRYCSLSSPRAQQPGIGGLTDVTSRFQKLSPLGPFLPNQAAASEVVEVGDSEDEQEVASHQGNSSPLQDSDPPVPVDDCCWHVEPLSPIPIDHLNLERTGPLSTSSPSRRAHGALDSSHCHSPGLPSTTPIRGSCAAHKEPQQQSPQAGSSGSSRLSFLNTALWDNWDGEEQKSPEASPVAQTSSAHRGQRLEGPETPKGANQKNLPPKVPITPMPRYSIMETPLLKKELDRFGVRPLPKRQMILKLKEIFQYTHQTLESDSEDEIQSSQVPLEAPCSQTLTTETYRPSRAGHTQSKATAGPRTQRSKGPTKAKGPRHPKHQPGESIPHSRKSAAEEPSPGPDGDTQLPASQESMATCVDASDSSFSSQSSSSCEFGATFESAGEDEEGEEAVSASQAAVQAVDTEEAVRRYVRSTPALYRKVLTYQPLELAELQAELKQNGIRVATGKLLDILDAHCITFTTAAARKEKLKQKGRRRVGRKKGEWD
- the Slx4 gene encoding structure-specific endonuclease subunit SLX4 isoform X4, producing MMDESDDDFKELCANFFQRVKKNGTKEVSGEKKTQKASSSTQIRNKLKKKKQSTTKSKTLLGPAGKKPKLGSEDPSTKKPEATKLQENEQALSVNGEGGVLAPALNQPNLCERAQSIQTAVPSPSKPRTAELVLQRMQQFKRADPERLRHASGECSMEAALEENSPQSPQEEMVAGNGYEFRLPATDSDAAMALALQQEFGREAASAHNGSLEENGLFFCQMCQKNLSAMNVTRREQHVNRCLDEAEKALKPSIPQIPECPICGKPFLSSKSRISHLKQCAVKMEVGPQLLLQAARLQTAQLEAGGSLPVPSSGSHTRGLKRKGATNKKEPQKRRKVSKPSVPSEDLLVAMALSRSEIEQCPAVPALILENAFSERMRPGAEKKSRKKKPPASPPQLLVQDSETTGRQIEDRVAQLLSEEVELSSTPPLPASRIFKEEWEEAGWRLQLPEGKRNFLWEGSALTGSWAVESFYTMGLVPPIVPQQPAKGLRQEPELPLVLWEQPEPSVQKSPALHSSHPAGLGPRDPLLSASQREHQALQDLMDLAEEGLSGSPWPCSGVAGIDSVPSSLPLTGFVLPFKEKPPERGDHTSVSLGLLAADFSAMVNNPHLSDVQFQMDSGEVLYAHKFVLYARCPLLIQYVNNEGFSAVEDGDLTQRVLLSNVSFEAACAFLHYLYTADTSLPPCLVPALSSLALRFGVNDLVHLCEQVPVLMDSEGEQQEKEDENCDSRVENLQELLRAVWADEEEEETESHQEDRVQVNEAEMEEIYEFAATQRKLLQREREADTEEDSDYPGEDSPVAGPMLGRVQSDEQLEKQEQSELSGPGKEEASATWGNAPHSLPLLPGLHSVSTGEAETHEQEVPTGAPGPRPSGGCQAGGKEGFLSHPVKIHNHQQACSSTQGSELSQIMSSPEEQSGTVRKRQVEMACPLAPQQISPPHPCYLLSQPPGGRSPGQSQFHLDIGDPSPAASQSHGGASRVASPGSLSPLVPLRQKRDDSFLTSLTEPGHWKGKGCSSMLEGKTKGVPISPEKSSPIDLTQSQPDCLSTSSQDLPSHLSKENEIILLLDSDEELELEQTKTKSISNDLPEDRKVLEFSPRSSELFSVIDVDADQECCSPLKEGAGIQPEEEEGELENQDALGRGRVPWLLCDQESSLHEDSTDTSWLVPATPLVSKSRDCSSQTQITSLVPRTPGDKMGRHMPSAASENRAAQEAAQSSVITPQMSPVTPGASDSGRQVYRSPSGPRPRYCSLSSPRAQQPGIGGLTDVTSRFQKLSPLGPFLPNQAAASEVVEVGDSEDEQEVASHQGNSSPLQDSDPPVPVDDCCWHVEPLSPIPIDHLNLERTGPLSTSSPSRRAHGALDSSHCHSPGLPSTTPIRGSCAAHKEPQQQSPQAGSSGSSRLSFLNTALWDNWDGEEQKSPEASPVAQTSSAHRGQRLEGPETPKGANQKNLPPKVPITPMPRYSIMETPLLKKELDRFGVRPLPKRQMILKLKEIFQYTHQTLESDSEDEIQSSQVPLEAPCSQTLTTETYRPSRAGHTQSKATAGPRTQRSKGPTKAKGPRHPKHQPGESIPHSRKSAAEEPSPGPDGDTQLPASQESMATCVDASDSSFSSQSSSSCEFGATFESAGEDEEGEEAVSASQAAVQAVDTEEAVRRYVRSTPALYRKVLTYQPLELAELQAELKQNGIRVATGKLLDILDAHCITFTTAAARKEKLKQKGRRRVGRKKGEWD
- the Slx4 gene encoding structure-specific endonuclease subunit SLX4 isoform X1 — translated: MMDESDDDFKELCANFFQRVKKNGTKEVSGEKKTQKASSSTQIRNKLKKKKQSTTKSKTLLGPAGKKPKLGSEDPSTKKPEATKLQENEQALSVNGEGGVLAPALNQPNLCERAQSIQTENAPSRDSHLAPTCLTAAVPSPSKPRTAELVLQRMQQFKRADPERLRHASGECSMEAALEENSPQSPQEEMVAGNGYEFRLPATDSDAAMALALQQEFGREAASAHNGSLEENGLFFCQMCQKNLSAMNVTRREQHVNRCLDEAEKALKPSIPQIPECPICGKPFLSSKSRISHLKQCAVKMEVGPQLLLQAARLQTAQLEAGGSLPVPSSGSHTRGLKRKGATNKKEPQKRRKVSKPSVPSEDLLVAMALSRSEIEQCPAVPALILENAFSERMRPGAEKKSRKKKPPASPPQLLVQDSETTGRQIEDRVAQLLSEEVELSSTPPLPASRIFKEEWEEAGWRLQLPEGKRNFLWEGSALTGSWAVESFYTMGLVPPIVPQQPAKGLRQEPELPLVLWEQPEPSVQKSPALHSSHPAGLGPRDPLLSASQREHQALQDLMDLAEEGLSGSPWPCSGVAGIDSVPSSLPLTGFVLPFKEKPPERGDHTSVSLGLLAADFSAMVNNPHLSDVQFQMDSGEVLYAHKFVLYARCPLLIQYVNNEGFSAVEDGDLTQRVLLSNVSFEAACAFLHYLYTADTSLPPCLVPALSSLALRFGVNDLVHLCEQVPVLMDSEGEQQEKEDENCDSRVENLQELLRAVWADEEEEETESHQEDRVQVNEAEMEEIYEFAATQRKLLQREREADTEEDSDYPGEDSPVAGPMLGRVQSDEQLEKQEQSELSGPGKEEASATWGNAPHSLPLLPGLHSVSTGEAETHEQEVPTGAPGPRPSGGCQAGGKEGFLSHPVKIHNHQQACSSTQGSELSQIMSSPEEQSGTVRKRQVEMACPLAPQQISPPHPCYLLSQPPGGRSPGQSQFHLDIGDPSPAASQSHGGASRVASPGSLSPLVPLRQKRDDSFLTSLTEPGHWKGKGCSSMLEGKTKGVPISPEKSSPIDLTQSQPDCLSTSSQDLPSHLSKENEIILLLDSDEELELEQTKTKSISNDLPEDRKVLEFSPRSSELFSVIDVDADQECCSPLKEGAGIQPEEEEGELENQDALGRGRVPWLLCDQESSLHEDSTDTSWLVPATPLVSKSRDCSSQTQITSLVPRTPGDKMGRHMPSAASENRAAQEAAQSSVITPQMSPVTPGASDSGRQVYRSPSGPRPRYCSLSSPRAQQPGIGGLTDVTSRFQKLSPLGPFLPNQAAASEVVEVGDSEDEQEVASHQGNSSPLQDSDPPVPVDDCCWHVEPLSPIPIDHLNLERTGPLSTSSPSRRAHGALDSSHCHSPGLPSTTPIRGSCAAHKEPQQQSPQAGSSGSSRLSFLNTALWDNWDGEEQKSPEASPVAQTSSAHRGQRLEGPETPKGANQKNLPPKVPITPMPRYSIMETPLLKKELDRFGVRPLPKRQMILKLKEIFQYTHQTLESDSEDEIQSSQVPLEAPCSQTLTTETYRPSRAGHTQSKATAGPRTQRSKGPTKAKGPRHPKHQPGESIPHSRKSAAEEPSPGPDGDTQLPASQESMATCVDASDSSFSSQSSSSCEFGATFESAGEDEEGEEAVSASQAAVQAVDTEEAVRRYVRSTPALYRKVLTYQPLELAELQAELKQNGIRVATGKLLDILDAHCITFTTAAARKEKLKQKGRRRVGRKKGEWD